From the Candidatus Delongbacteria bacterium genome, one window contains:
- a CDS encoding (4Fe-4S)-binding protein: MEEKTYREYNNGEIIVTWQPEKCNHSEVCFRTLPRVFKPRKRPWVEIGGATSEVIIETVLACPSGALDLKFIDDQLKLKYEKKGETMSVEIKMIKNGPFVVNGNITIKDGEGNILHTGERSTLCRCGASKKMPLCDGNHRAIGFKDDDLETRS, translated from the coding sequence ATGGAAGAAAAGACCTATAGAGAATATAACAATGGCGAAATAATTGTTACATGGCAACCCGAAAAATGTAACCATTCGGAAGTGTGTTTTAGAACTTTACCAAGAGTATTTAAACCTAGAAAAAGACCTTGGGTGGAGATTGGTGGGGCAACTTCTGAAGTGATTATTGAAACAGTTCTAGCCTGTCCGTCTGGTGCTTTAGATTTAAAATTTATTGATGATCAATTAAAATTGAAGTATGAAAAAAAAGGAGAAACAATGTCGGTAGAAATAAAAATGATTAAAAATGGTCCATTTGTTGTGAACGGTAATATTACAATTAAAGATGGTGAAGGGAACATTCTTCACACTGGTGAAAGATCAACACTTTGTAGATGTGGAGCTTCTAAAAAAATGCCTTTGTGTGATGGCAATCATAGAGCAATAGGTTTTAAAGATGATGATTTAGAAACTAGATCTTAA
- a CDS encoding MFS transporter, which translates to MIKDYIKYMKLFSKNSRLFLIGGVFNGIGMAVFSLLFNLYLEEYGFSKSDIGQILSYGSLGATVVAIPAALIIERFHVKKILFWSTILALIAYTSQIFFKTLPLIFLFGFMANLFISVYRIAIAPFFMRNSNKSERIYLFSFNAALGMISALVGALIGGYIPAILETLFNVSMVYAYEIALYLSIIATGISIIPFHYITQKPVPNEKTDIISKFKGYNWYLIIRLMIPKILIGLGAGLVIPFMNLYFSNVFNLESKQIGIYFSILQVFMFFGMISAPIISKKFSMLNFIVWTEVLSIPFMLILALTNYLPLAVIAFVLRGMLMNMSGPVSTNLEMELVAEKDQAFTNAISSLSWNGAWTISAHFGGLIIQKYSFTYSFYVTIVLYMMSATTYYLFLKKYKLATQREHKIV; encoded by the coding sequence GTGATCAAAGACTATATAAAATACATGAAACTTTTCTCTAAAAATTCTCGCCTTTTTTTGATAGGAGGTGTTTTTAACGGTATTGGAATGGCTGTATTTAGTCTGCTGTTTAATCTTTACCTTGAAGAGTATGGTTTCAGCAAATCTGACATTGGACAGATACTTTCTTATGGAAGTCTTGGGGCTACAGTAGTGGCAATTCCAGCTGCTCTTATAATTGAAAGATTTCATGTGAAAAAAATATTGTTCTGGTCTACAATTTTAGCTCTAATAGCCTATACAAGCCAGATTTTCTTTAAAACTCTACCATTAATCTTTCTCTTTGGGTTTATGGCAAATTTGTTCATTTCAGTATATAGAATTGCTATTGCGCCTTTTTTCATGAGGAATAGCAATAAATCTGAAAGAATATATCTATTCAGCTTTAATGCTGCCTTGGGGATGATTTCTGCCTTGGTTGGGGCTTTGATTGGTGGGTATATTCCTGCAATACTAGAAACACTGTTCAATGTTTCTATGGTATATGCATACGAGATAGCTCTTTATTTATCAATAATTGCTACAGGTATTTCAATTATTCCATTTCATTACATTACTCAGAAGCCTGTTCCAAACGAAAAAACGGATATAATTTCAAAATTTAAAGGTTACAATTGGTATCTAATAATTAGACTTATGATTCCCAAAATCCTTATTGGTCTTGGTGCTGGTTTGGTAATTCCATTTATGAATTTATATTTTAGTAATGTTTTCAATCTAGAATCAAAGCAAATTGGTATCTATTTTTCAATATTACAGGTTTTTATGTTCTTTGGTATGATTTCAGCCCCAATCATTTCAAAAAAGTTCTCAATGTTAAATTTCATTGTTTGGACAGAAGTATTGTCTATTCCATTTATGCTAATTCTGGCTTTAACAAATTATTTACCTCTTGCAGTTATAGCTTTTGTATTACGGGGAATGCTCATGAATATGTCTGGACCAGTCTCTACTAATCTTGAAATGGAGTTAGTTGCTGAAAAAGATCAGGCATTTACAAATGCTATTTCAAGTCTTTCCTGGAATGGAGCTTGGACTATAAGTGCTCATTTTGGTGGGCTTATAATTCAAAAATATTCTTTTACTTACTCTTTTTATGTTACAATTGTTTTGTATATGATGTCTGCTACTACATATTATCTGTTTCTTAAGAAATATAAATTAGCAACTCAAAGAGAGCATAAAATTGTTTAA
- a CDS encoding elongation factor G, which translates to MKAYEAKDIRNIALVGHNSVGKTLLTDSIAFYLGATTRLGSVDDGTTISDYTSEEIEKKYSIRSSVVSMEADNVKINIVDCPGYADFIGETYSAIGACETALIVVSASSTQGTEVGTENAVEISQKLNKPAAFFINKCDYETADFDKVIESLKTSFSGAVNELQFPVGKGENFEGVVDILEMKMFTTEGGKPVAKDIPASVKDRAESLREALYENVAGTDEELMEKYLEEGELTTEEFSKGFITAFKNNEIIPVFCGSAIKQIGIPTLVSNFKNLFLSPADLDATIIEKGEEKTISVDPTKPLISYVFKTTSEAHVGELYYFKVVQGKATSGLDAVNGDNTEKLGAMNTVFGKNRTETTEINAGDIGAVVKLKNTKTNDTLCAKGTSVKVKTVEFPSSLVWEAIRTKDKKDEARIGQALHAISNEDPTFVAKFNPELRQTIIEGQGVKHIETVIKKLKDRYGIDIDIEKPKIPYRETITKSVEGSYRHKKQSGGKGQFAEVHFRMRPKERGEGFNFVDAITQGSIPARFIPAVEKGIHETLPNGVISGSQVIDLEVELFFGKFHEVDSSEMAFKIASWTCFKNLFKEAKPILLEPVYEVKVMCPEEYTGDVMGDISSKRGRPEGMENKAGKQVITAKVPLSELYGYATTLRSMTQGKASFTIEYSHYDVVPFEVQEKIMAEYEASRGQEEE; encoded by the coding sequence ATGAAAGCTTATGAAGCTAAGGATATAAGAAATATAGCCCTGGTAGGACACAATTCAGTTGGTAAGACATTATTGACTGATAGTATTGCTTTTTACCTTGGTGCTACAACCAGGTTAGGTTCAGTAGATGACGGAACAACAATTTCTGATTATACCAGTGAAGAGATTGAAAAAAAATATTCTATTAGATCGTCAGTTGTATCAATGGAAGCAGATAATGTAAAAATTAATATAGTTGATTGTCCTGGTTATGCTGATTTCATCGGCGAAACGTATAGTGCTATTGGAGCATGTGAAACAGCATTGATTGTTGTATCTGCTTCAAGTACTCAAGGCACAGAGGTTGGTACTGAAAATGCTGTTGAAATTAGCCAAAAGCTAAATAAACCAGCCGCTTTCTTCATCAATAAATGTGATTATGAGACTGCTGATTTTGATAAAGTTATAGAAAGTTTAAAAACATCATTTTCTGGTGCAGTTAATGAACTTCAATTCCCTGTTGGTAAGGGTGAGAACTTTGAAGGTGTTGTGGATATTTTGGAAATGAAAATGTTTACAACAGAAGGTGGAAAACCTGTCGCTAAAGATATACCTGCTTCTGTTAAAGATAGAGCTGAATCATTGAGAGAGGCATTATATGAAAATGTTGCTGGTACAGATGAAGAACTTATGGAAAAATATTTAGAAGAAGGTGAATTGACTACTGAAGAGTTTTCTAAGGGTTTTATCACAGCTTTTAAAAATAATGAGATTATTCCTGTATTCTGTGGTAGTGCAATTAAGCAAATCGGAATTCCAACTCTTGTTTCGAACTTTAAAAACTTATTTTTATCTCCTGCTGATCTAGATGCTACAATCATTGAAAAAGGTGAAGAAAAAACTATTTCAGTAGACCCAACAAAACCTCTTATCAGTTATGTTTTTAAAACAACCTCTGAAGCACATGTTGGTGAGCTTTATTATTTTAAAGTTGTTCAAGGTAAAGCAACAAGTGGTTTAGATGCTGTAAACGGTGATAATACTGAAAAGCTAGGTGCAATGAATACTGTTTTTGGTAAAAACAGAACAGAAACTACAGAAATTAACGCTGGTGATATAGGTGCTGTTGTTAAATTGAAAAATACTAAAACAAACGATACTCTTTGTGCAAAAGGTACCAGTGTTAAAGTTAAGACCGTTGAGTTCCCGTCATCTCTTGTTTGGGAAGCAATCAGAACTAAAGATAAAAAAGATGAAGCAAGAATTGGTCAAGCACTTCATGCCATATCTAATGAAGATCCAACTTTTGTCGCTAAATTCAATCCTGAACTAAGACAAACAATTATTGAAGGTCAAGGTGTTAAACATATTGAAACTGTAATCAAGAAGTTAAAAGACAGATATGGTATTGATATTGATATCGAAAAGCCAAAAATTCCTTATAGAGAAACTATAACAAAATCTGTAGAAGGTTCATACAGACATAAAAAACAATCTGGTGGAAAAGGACAATTTGCTGAAGTTCATTTTAGAATGAGACCTAAAGAAAGAGGTGAAGGATTCAATTTTGTTGATGCAATCACTCAAGGTTCAATACCGGCAAGATTCATTCCTGCTGTTGAAAAGGGTATTCATGAAACATTGCCAAATGGTGTTATCTCTGGTTCACAGGTTATCGATCTTGAAGTAGAATTATTCTTTGGTAAGTTCCACGAAGTTGACTCTTCTGAGATGGCTTTTAAAATTGCATCTTGGACTTGTTTCAAAAATCTGTTTAAAGAAGCTAAACCAATTCTACTTGAACCAGTTTATGAAGTAAAAGTAATGTGTCCTGAAGAATATACCGGTGATGTAATGGGTGATATATCTTCAAAACGAGGCAGACCAGAAGGTATGGAGAATAAGGCAGGAAAACAGGTAATTACAGCAAAAGTACCTCTTTCAGAACTTTATGGATATGCAACTACACTTAGATCTATGACTCAAGGTAAAGCTTCTTTTACAATTGAGTATTCTCACTACGATGTTGTACCATTTGAAGTGCAAGAGAAAATTATGGCTGAATACGAAGCTTCAAGAGGACAAGAAGAAGAATAG
- the pckA gene encoding phosphoenolpyruvate carboxykinase (ATP), whose amino-acid sequence MAGVDLSLYGIMNVKELYRNPSYQQLYVHETDPNLEGFERGVVTKTGAVAVKTGVFTGRSPKDKYFVRDETTENTMWWDGVINKSINTEVWKELKGLVVNQLSDKKLYVVDVFCGTNEDTRMSVRFVMEVAWQAHFVSNMFIRPTRKELENFVPDFVVLNGSKVTNPNWKQHGLNSDVFVLFNLTERMAVIGGSWYGGEMKKGIFSLMNYYNPLKGIASMHCSANVGEKGDVAIFFGLSGTGKTTLSADPKRYLIGDDEHGWDDNGVFNYEGGCYAKTINLSEENEPDIWDAIKQDALLENVTVDAEGNINYDDKSVTENTRVSYPIYHIKKIVLPSKAGHANKVIYLSADAFGVLPPVSILDRDQAQYHFLCGYTSKLAGTERGITEPVPSFSPAFGEAFLTLHPTKYATELVRKMDQHKAKAYLVNTGWNGTGKRISIKDTRAIIDAILDGSIENAQTKHIPMLNLTVPTALPNVTTSILDPRDTYQDVAEWEKKARSLSEKYIKNFEQYTDTPEGKALIPAGPQL is encoded by the coding sequence ATGGCTGGTGTAGATTTATCCCTCTATGGAATTATGAATGTTAAAGAACTTTACAGAAATCCGTCATATCAACAACTTTATGTACACGAGACAGATCCAAATCTAGAAGGATTTGAGAGAGGTGTTGTAACAAAAACAGGTGCTGTTGCTGTTAAAACAGGTGTATTTACAGGAAGATCTCCAAAGGATAAATATTTCGTTAGAGATGAAACCACTGAAAATACAATGTGGTGGGATGGCGTTATTAATAAATCAATCAACACTGAAGTCTGGAAAGAGTTAAAAGGTCTTGTAGTAAATCAGCTTTCTGATAAAAAACTCTATGTTGTTGATGTTTTCTGTGGTACAAACGAAGATACAAGAATGAGCGTTAGATTTGTAATGGAAGTTGCATGGCAGGCTCATTTTGTATCAAACATGTTTATCAGACCAACAAGAAAAGAACTGGAAAATTTTGTTCCTGATTTTGTGGTTTTAAATGGTTCAAAAGTTACAAATCCAAACTGGAAACAACATGGATTAAATTCAGACGTTTTTGTTCTATTTAATTTAACAGAGAGAATGGCAGTAATTGGTGGATCTTGGTATGGTGGAGAGATGAAAAAAGGTATTTTTAGTCTTATGAACTATTATAATCCTTTAAAAGGTATTGCTTCTATGCATTGTTCTGCTAATGTTGGCGAAAAAGGTGATGTAGCTATCTTCTTTGGGCTTTCTGGTACTGGTAAAACAACTCTTTCTGCTGATCCTAAACGTTATCTAATTGGTGATGATGAACATGGTTGGGATGACAATGGTGTATTCAATTACGAAGGTGGTTGCTACGCTAAGACTATCAACCTAAGTGAAGAAAATGAACCAGATATTTGGGATGCAATTAAACAAGACGCATTGCTTGAAAATGTTACTGTAGATGCTGAAGGTAATATCAATTATGATGATAAATCTGTTACTGAAAATACACGTGTAAGTTATCCAATTTATCATATCAAAAAAATTGTTCTTCCTTCAAAAGCCGGACATGCTAATAAAGTGATTTACCTTTCTGCTGATGCTTTTGGTGTACTTCCTCCAGTTTCTATTTTGGATAGAGATCAAGCTCAATACCACTTCCTTTGTGGTTATACTTCAAAACTTGCAGGAACTGAAAGAGGAATTACTGAGCCAGTTCCTTCGTTTTCACCAGCTTTTGGAGAGGCATTCCTTACCTTGCACCCAACAAAATATGCTACAGAACTTGTAAGAAAAATGGATCAGCACAAAGCTAAAGCATATCTTGTAAATACTGGATGGAATGGAACGGGAAAACGTATTTCTATTAAAGATACACGTGCAATTATTGATGCTATATTAGATGGTTCAATTGAGAACGCTCAGACAAAACATATCCCAATGTTAAATCTTACAGTTCCTACAGCACTTCCTAATGTTACAACAAGTATTTTAGATCCTAGAGATACTTATCAGGATGTAGCTGAATGGGAAAAGAAGGCTAGAAGTCTTTCTGAAAAGTATATTAAAAACTTTGAGCAATATACTGATACTCCAGAAGGAAAAGCTCTTATTCCTGCAGGACCACAATTATAG